A section of the Engystomops pustulosus chromosome 3, aEngPut4.maternal, whole genome shotgun sequence genome encodes:
- the DEGS1 gene encoding sphingolipid delta(4)-desaturase DES1, translating into MGNKVAREDFEWVYTDQPHADRRKEILAKYPEIKRLMKPDSNLIWIVTTMVVTQFVAFYLVKDLEWKWLMFWTYVFGSCISHSMTLAIHEISHNCAFGNNKAMWNRCFGMFANLPLGLPYSISFKRYHMDHHRYLGGDGIDVDIPTDFEGWFFCTPLRKLVWIILQPLFYTIRPVCINPKPVSRLELINLTVQFSFDALVYYFLGVKSVVYMLVGSILGLGLHPISGHFIAEHYMFLKGHETYSYYGPLNYLTFNVGYHNEHHDFPSIPGRNLPLVRKIAAEYYDPLPQYSSWVKVLYDFIMDDTLSPYSRVKRELKGEVKQD; encoded by the exons ATGGGGAACAAGGTGGCCCGGGAGGACTTCGAGTGGGTGTACACCGACCAGCCGCACGCCGACCGCCGGAAGGAGATCCTGG CCAAGTATCCCGAGATAAAGAGGCTGATGAAACCCGACTCTAACCTCATCTGGATTGTCACCACCATGGTGGTCACTCAGTTTGTGGCCTTCTACCTGGTGAAGGACCTGGAGTGGAAGTGGCTGATGTTCTGGACCTACGTGTTTGGGAGCTGCATCAGCCATTCCATGACGCTGGCCATCCATGAGATCTCCCATAATTGCGCCTTTGGAAACAACAAGGCCATGTGGAACCGCTGCTTTGGGATGTTTGCCAACCTACCCCTTGGTCTTCCTTATTCCATCTCCTTTAAGAGGTACCACATGGACCACCATCGCTACCTGGGTGGAGATGGCATCGACGTGGACATCCCGACTGATTTTGAGGGCTGGTTCTTCTGCACTCCCCTGAGGAAGCTGGTGTGGATCATCCTGCAGCCGCTCTTCTACACCATCCGGCCCGTCTGCATCAACCCCAAACCCGTGTCCCGGCTGGAGCTCATCAACCTGACGGTGCAGTTCTCCTTTGACGCGTTGGTTTACTATTTCTTGGGTGTCAAGTCGGTGGTCTACATGCTGGTGGGGTCCATCCTGGGCCTCGGACTTCACCCAATATCGGGACACTTTATCGCTGAACATTACATGTTTTTAAAGGGCCATGAGACCTATTCCTATTATGGGCCATTGAATTATCTGACATTCAATGTCGGCTACCACAACGAGCACCACGACTTCCCGAGTATTCCTGGAAGGAACCTGCCTCTG GTCCGGAAGATCGCAGCAGAGTATTACGACCCCCTGCCGCAGTACTCCTCCTGGGTGAAGGTGCTCTACGACTTCATCATGGACGACACGCTCAGCCCGTATTCCCGTGTCAAGAGGGAACTGAAAGGAGAGGTGAAACAGGACTAA